The proteins below come from a single Neospora caninum Liverpool complete genome, chromosome IX genomic window:
- a CDS encoding histone methylation DOT1 family protein (Precursor), related: protein MADDCGASPNADAEYSESDSETDWMPFTGTTPDLVRNNFHTHKTGTAAASYLLSSKRLPAATPVNKITRILAHLNLSEADVVYDLGCGDGRVLVECARKNNCSGVGIDLDARLLQRARANAERHQVHRRVIFLKENILDPQLNLSAATVVYVERKHSRNLLNHWNIVAHDGMHICDVFFSTGFCIFCQTHFLCCSQPWKSSQMTTIHNSRRSYPLGGLFQGSERQLTIWLRNSTYMKLVIFVPTQWLPHDDIAGRTKIQKLRIWPRLSAKGLYF, encoded by the exons ATGGCGGACGATTGTGGGGCTTCGCCAAACGCGGATGCCGAATATTCAGAAAGCGACTCAGAAACAGACTGGATGCCTTTTACCGGAACAACTCCAGATCTGGTGAGGAACAACTT CCACACTCACAAAACTGGGACAGCGGCGGCTTCGTATCTCCTTTCCAGTAAGAGATTGCCAGC AGCAACTCCTGTG AATAAAATAACGCGTATCTTGGCACATCTAAATCTCAGCGAGGCCGACGTGGTCTACGA TTTAGGATGTGGCGACGGACGAGTTCTTGTTGAATGCGCCCGAAAAAATAATTGTTCGG GCGTCGGCATCGATCTGGATGCACGCCTGCTGCAACGGGCACGCGCAAATGCTGAGCGTCATCAGGTCCACCGTCGCGTCATATTTTTGAAGGAGAACATCTTGGATCCCCAGCTCAATCTTTCTGCTGCAACCGTCGTGTACGtcgaaagaaaacacagtAGGAATTTGTTGAATCACTGGAATATCGTTGCACATGATGGAATGCATATTTGTGACGTTTTTTTCTCAACAGGTTTTTGTATCTTCTGCCAGACGCACTTTCTGTGCTGCTCCCAACCCTGGAAAAGCTCGCAAATGACAACAATTCACAACTCAAGAAGATCGTATCCGTTGGGTGGCCTCTTCCAGGGGTCCGAGCGGCAGTTAACAATCTGGTTGAGAAATTCTACATATATGAAGCTGGTGATCTTCGTTCCCACGCAGTGGCTTCCGCATGATGATATTGCAGGAAGAACTAAGATACAGAAGCTCCGCATCTGGCCACGGCTGTCAGCCAAGGGTTTATACTTTTAG
- a CDS encoding putative ribosomal protein L21 codes for MFPVVSPAQQKLLDLADHKDRSGSFFVAHIGGTQLIMERGRFYDLNRIHQRVGGRIHLHRIICYQAPDGEFWLGRPYLENVRVTATVEKHFRGPKMYMAKARPKKWRKYFSHRQDLTRIRINEVELLRNPGEAESSSVPPNFTTDNPIYTALMASKLFRKPSTVLPRMKRTFMRLAPREEFPLVGEDPLMNFDPVVNRLLMDRLLAGHSELFPLLRPDKDMDNSP; via the exons ATGTTTCCTGTGGTGTCTCCTGCACAGCAGAAACTGCTAGACCTTGCGGATCATAAAGATCGGAGTGGATCTTTCTTTGTTGCCCACATAGGCGGCACACAGCTCATCATGGAGAGGGGAAGGTTCTACGACTTGAACCGCATTCATCAGAGAGTCGGCGGCCGCATCCACCTTCACAGGATCATCTGCTACCAAGCCCCTGATGGGGAATTCTGGTTGGGAAGACCCTACCTTGAAAACGTCCGG GTAACGGCGACGGTAGAGAAGCATTTTCGAGGACCGAAGATGTATATGGCAAAAGCCCGGCCAAAGAAGTGGCGGAAGTATTTCTCGCATCGACAGGACCTGACGCGAATTCGAATTAACGAGGTGGAGTTGCTGCGAAACCCTGGCGAAGCGGAATCGTCCAGTGTGCCTCCCAACTTCACGACAGACAACCCGATTTACACAGCCCTGATG GCGAGCAAACTGTTTCGGAAACCAAGTACCGTGCTGCCACGCATGAAGCGTACATTCATGCGTTTGGCGCCAAGGGAAGAGTTCCCGCTCGTCGGCGAAGACCCGTTGATGAATTTTGACCCGGTCGTTAACCGCCTTCTTATGgaccgccttctcgctggccACTCGGAACTATTCCCCCTCCTGCGCCCCGACAAAGACATGGACAACTCACCATAG
- a CDS encoding novel protein (Zgc:66430), related — translation MKRQQPDRNNSEAACQKQRRLEENPDVKGTGCCCSSEEAAALLQPHMQDLDGIQAELQKLEEECAKQQMVVQKEFDEKKKPVLVKRQEIIDKIPGFWCRCLRNHPQLAYLVEEDIPVLEHLKRIDLDDNIDEHGSYKIKFTFDEGAKAYMEPLVLEKHVQFHNDPCSEEVVSVTEITWKEGKSPVAAAEAKRAGDAEDDIDVVSFFEWFTKKPSEAAARLEVGEIIRREIWHAPVPYFLDEVADIDEDDDEELSDDEDEEDGSENANEGDGDEDDEGDE, via the exons ATGAAGCGCCAGCAACCTGACAGAAACAACTCGGAGGCAGCGTGCCAAAAGCAGCGGCGACTGGAGGAGAACCCGGACGTTAAAGGAACGGGTTGCTGCTGCTCCTCTGAGGAAGCGGCTGCACTGTTGCAACCGCACATGCAGGATCTTGACGGCATTCAAGCTGAACTGCAAAAGCTCGAAGAGGAGTGCGCGAAGCAACAGATGGTTGTCCAGAAAGAGttcgacgagaagaagaagcccgTTCTCGTGAAGCGCCAAGAAATCATCGACAAGATCCCCGGCTTTTGGTGCCGATGCCTGCGGAACCATCCTCAACTTGCGTACCTTGTCGAAGAGGACATTCCCGTTCTCGAACATTTGAAGCGGATTGATCTGGATGACAACATTGACGAGCACGGCTCGTACAAAATTAAGTTC ACTttcgacgaaggcgcgaaagcgTATATGGAGCCTTTGGTTTTGGAGAAGCACGTGCAGTTCCACAACGACCCGTGCTCCGAGGAGGTTGTGAGCGTGACAGAGATCACCTGGAAAGAAGGCAAGTCGCCCGTAGCGGCcgcagaggcgaaacggGCGGGTGATGCGGAGGATGACATTGATGTGGTCTCCTTCTTTGAGTGGTTCACAAAGAAACCAAGCGAGGCGGCCGCTCGCCTGGAGGTAGGCGAAATCATCCGCCGGGAAATCTGGCATGCGCCGGTGCCCTACTTCCTCGATGAGGTGGCCGACATTGACGAAGATGACGACGAGGAGTTGAGTGAtgacgaagatgaagaagacggaagcgaaaacgccaacgagggagacggcgacgaagacgacgaaggagaTGAATAG